The genomic DNA CAGCCCTGCTAGTCGACTATCGACTGATACACCAGGTTCTGGCAGACTGTCGCAATCGGCTCCGCACCAAAGTACGATTGCGCCATGTACAGGTAGACGAGGTCCTCTGCTGGGTCAACACGGAAACGCGTGTCCGCTGCGCCGTCCCAGCCATACATGCCGATTGAGCCGAGCGTACCGGCTTCGTTTCCTGTGCGCATGTTAAAACCGAGTCCGAATCCATCTCCCGGCTGAGCATCCGCGCCCACCAAAGGCGGTAGCAGTGACGCGGGAAGATGATTGGTTGTCATAAGTGACAGCGTCTTGCGACCAACGATCCGCACTCCGTCCAATTCGCCACCGTTGAGCAGCATCTGCCCGAATCGCAGGTAGTCCGCCGCTGTCGACACCAGGCCGGCGCCGCCAGACGGTGCAACGTCCGCTCGCAGCCATGCGCTTGTGGTAGGGCTGTCAATCAGCACATAGCGGTTTTCTGCATCGGGCTGGTAACACGCGCATAACCGCTCCACTTTGTTGGATGGGACGAAGAAGCCGGTGTCGTTCATACCCAGTGGCCGGAAGATCTTTTCCGCCAGATAGACATCAAATGGCATGTCCGCGATGAGTTGCACGAGATAGCCGAGCAGGTCGGTGGCGATGCTGTATCGGAAGCGTGCGCCGGGTTGGTTGGCTAACGGTAAAGCTGCAATTCGTGTCGCCATTTCATCAAGTCCGACCTGCAGGCGAAGTATCGGAGAGAAGATGCCCGACGCACGGAACAGGTCTTCTATCGGGTGATCGTCAAACAGGCCGTAGCCGAGTCCAGCCGTGTGTATCAACAGGTCGTGAACCGTGATTAGCCGTTCTGCGGGTGTTGTTATAATGCCGCCAGTAACGTCTCGGCCGGTATAGACACGAATGTCTTTGAATGCCGGGAGGTACTTGGCGAGTGGGTCAGACAAGAGGAGGCGGCCTTGCTCGACGAGCATCATCAGGGCAGTGCTCGTTATCGGTTTCGTCATCGAATAGATGCGAAAGATCGCGTCCTCGCGCATCGGCTTGCTCGCTTCGGCGTCCATCATGCCGAGACACTCGCGATACGCTACTTTGCCGTGTCGCGCGACCACCGTGATCGCACCCGCAATGATATGGTGGTCAATGTAGGATTGGAGCACCGGGCGGATACGGTCGAGCCGCTCCGACAATAGGCCGACGGATTCCGGTGTTGCGACGTTCATGGTGCTCCTTTCGATTGCATAGTGTGGATTGAAATTGGAGTACGCTTTGCATCGCGTCGGCAGCGTTCGCCTTGCCGCGAATTATAGCATGTTGTTCTGCCTTCGGCGTATCCGATTCAGCCGCAGTGCGCCTGGCCGTGTGGCTGAAGCGCGCTCGCCGCACTATGCTACAATCCTTGCATGTCCTACATCCCCCTGCGCGCCCGTTCGCACTGGAGCCTGCTCGACGGCGTGCCGTCGGTGCCGGAACTGGTCGGGCATGCCTCGGCGCTGGAACTGCCTGCACTGGCGCTGACCGACCACAACGCGCTGTACGGTGCGGTCGAATTCGTGCGCAAGTGCCGTTCGGCAGGCATCCGGCCGCTGGTGGGCGCGGAGCTCAGCATCCACGGCGGTCATTCGCTGGTATTGCTGGCGCGCGATGCCACGGGCTACGGCAATCTCTGCCGGCTGGTTACGCGCATGCAGGCCGCGACCGATCGCGAGGCGGCGATCGAGCGCGGCCTGTCGCTCACCGAGCTTGATGCGCACCGCAGCGGTTTGGTCGCGCTGTCCGGCGGTCACGGGGGACCGGTGGACAGTCACCTGCGCGATGGTGACTCGCGCAACGCTGAACTGATCGCCCGGGCGCTGGCCGAACTGTTCGGCCGCGACGGTTTCTACATTGAATTGCAGATAGCCGAGCCGGGCGACGAAGCGCTCGCTTCCGCGCTCGACGAGATGGCCGGGCGGCTGGGCGTGCGCGCGGTCGCCACGCACGATGCGCGCTACCTGTTGTCTGCCGATGCGCCGCGCTATGCGCTGTTGAGCGCGATGCGGCTCGGCCAGCGGCTGGCCGATCTCCCGCCGCAGGCCGACTACGCCTGGGCGCCGCCCGACGAGATTGCCCGCCGGTTCAGCGCGTTCCCCGCCGCGCTGGCCGCGACCGCCGAAGTCGCCGGCCTGTGCGGTGACGTGCTGACGCTCGGTACGACGCGCTTCCCTACGCTCGACCTGCCGTCCGGCCGCACACCGGAAGACGAACTGTGCGCCCTCGTCTGGGACGGTGCGCGCGAGCGGTACGTCGCGTTCGGCGAGCCGGTCGAGGCGCGCCTGCAGATGGAGACGCAGGTCATCAACTCGCTCGGCTACGCGCCGTATTTCCTCGTCGTGGCCGACATTGTCGGCTTTGCGCGCCGGCGCGGCGTGCCGATCTC from Chloroflexota bacterium includes the following:
- a CDS encoding beta-lactamase family protein encodes the protein MNVATPESVGLLSERLDRIRPVLQSYIDHHIIAGAITVVARHGKVAYRECLGMMDAEASKPMREDAIFRIYSMTKPITSTALMMLVEQGRLLLSDPLAKYLPAFKDIRVYTGRDVTGGIITTPAERLITVHDLLIHTAGLGYGLFDDHPIEDLFRASGIFSPILRLQVGLDEMATRIAALPLANQPGARFRYSIATDLLGYLVQLIADMPFDVYLAEKIFRPLGMNDTGFFVPSNKVERLCACYQPDAENRYVLIDSPTTSAWLRADVAPSGGAGLVSTAADYLRFGQMLLNGGELDGVRIVGRKTLSLMTTNHLPASLLPPLVGADAQPGDGFGLGFNMRTGNEAGTLGSIGMYGWDGAADTRFRVDPAEDLVYLYMAQSYFGAEPIATVCQNLVYQSIVD